Proteins encoded together in one Salmo salar chromosome ssa08, Ssal_v3.1, whole genome shotgun sequence window:
- the LOC123744255 gene encoding ras-related protein Rab-33B-like, with translation MESSLEFSNSFTSVSSPSARCRIFKIIVIGDSGVGKTCLTYRFCAGEFLDRTEATIGVDFRERLVEVEGEKIKLQLWDTAGQERFRKSMVQQYYRNVNAVLFIYDVSRPDSFRGLPAWIEECRRYSLGQEITRFLVGNKSDLRDTCSCDPCPIEVEGQVTRDQAQKFAAAHGMILFETSAKSLPGGGEPGEPGEPGGGHQHSVEDVFMALASRLKRQTRPPPPVLNNTGVSGSYCGSYTGTASFRLPAKKNPHKDFWTCTC, from the exons ATGGAATCATCCCTGGAGTTCTCAAACTCTTTCACCAGTGTGTCTTCGCCCTCCGCGCGGTGTCGGATCTTCAAGATCATCGTGATCGGAGACTCCGGTGTCGGTAAAACTTGTCTCACCTACCGGTTCTGTGCCGGTGAGTTCCTCGACCGAACCGAAGCCACCATCGGTGTCGATTTCCGTGAGAGATTGGTCGAGGTCGAAGGCGAGAAAATCAAG ctccAGCTATGGGACACGGCGGGCCAGGAGCGTTTCAGGAAGTCTATGGTCCAGCAGTACTATCGGAACGTTAATGCTGTTCTCTTCATTTATGACGTCTCCAGACCAGACAGCTTCAGAGGCCTGCCAGCctggatagaggagtgtagacggtactcactgggacaggagataaccag GTTCCTCGTGGGCAACAAGAGCGACCTCCGTGACACCTGCAGCTGTGACCCCTGCCCCATCGAGGTCGAAGGTCAGGTGACACGGGATCAGGCCCAGAAGTTTGCCGCGGCCCACGGGATGATTCTGTTTGAAACGTCTGCTAAAAGCCTCCCAGGAGGAGGAGAACCAGGAGAACCAGGAGAACCAGGAGGGGGGCATCAGCACAGCGTGGAGGATGTGTTCATGGCCCTGGCCTCCAGGCTGAAGAGACAGACCAGACCCCCTCCCCCGGTTCTCAACAACACAGGAGTGTCTGGGTCGTATTGTGGCTCCTATACAGGGACAGCTTCATTCAGACTGCCAGCCAAGAAGAACCCTCATAAAGACTTCTGGACATGCACCTgttga